ACCATACCTGCCAGCAAGTTTACTTTTGGAACTATCGCCACCGCTATAACTAAATTTTATCATGACAATGGATATACACTGGCGCGCGTTTTACTGGTGCGCCAAACGTTAGCTTCCATTACCGTGTTTGTTGATGAAGGACGCTTAAACCGCATTGTGTTTAAAAATTTAAACAGTCTTGACACGCTGCGCATTCAATATGATTTTGATCTGCCAAACCGTATTTACCATAAACAAACCGTAGAAATACAATTAGAAAAACTGAAGAAAAAATATGCCATTAAAGATTTTATTGTGACAGTACAGGAATCAAAAGATTATTCCAGTGCACTTTTCCAGATAGACAGGCTGAGTAAACCCTTTACTGACGGAAAAGTGCCATTTATACCAACTATACCTGCAACTCCTCTCCCACACTACGATTTAATTATTACCATTGTGTCATTTTCACCTGAAGAATCCGGTGGGTTTACCTATGGCCTTGATACCAGTTTCAGTTTAGGACTCATTCCGTATGCACGGTATACTCATAACGACCTTATAAAGCAGGGCGATAGTTTCCGAATAGGTTTTAAAACTGGTTTTATGTACGGGCTGGATGGAAATTTTACTTCACTTCCCTACAACACGTTTAATCAGATCAAATCAACCTATAACTTCATGCCACACTTTGATGGCTTATTTATTCCCAGGGTTTCATCTGAAGTGTACAACTCTAAGGCCGGGCGAAAGGACTTAGGGCTTGATCAGTACAATTATGTCAGGATAAACGTGCTGGCTGAACCAGGATTTACCCCCATTGAGCGCTTGAAGGTTTATCCAGGATATGGCGTTGAAAAAGTTTTTATTTTTCAGGCTGTGGAAAACCCGGATGCTACAGTAACCCAGCCCAACATAACAAAAGATACTCAGGTGTGGCATTTTATTGGCATTCAGGCAAACATTGACATCATCCCATTTTCGCTTAAACATACAACAGGGCGTAAGATCACGCTTGAAGCCTACCGCTATCAAAATGCCACTCATTTTTACAAAGTGGGTATTGATACTATTGTAAAATTTGAATTTTTTAACTTTGATTTGTTTGTCTTCCAGGGTGATTATACCTATCTTAATGACCCGGTACCTTTTTATTATGAAGAAGCTGTTTCCACACGGACATTCAAAGGTTTTATGGGCAAAGACTACCATACAACGCATATTGCACGTGCTTCTTTTGAATATGAAATTTCTGTACACAGGGATTTTATATATGCCGGCGTGTACAACGACTTTACTGCTTTTAAAGGCAAATATCTTTTAGTCGGCAATCAAACAGGCATTGCGTATGGCTTAAGCTTTCACTATGTATTTTTTGAACAGTTTGAATTTGCATTGTGGTGGGGCAAAGATTATCTTCCATCCACAGGTGAGTCAGGATATAACCTTAAATTTACGCTGGCCAAGAAGTGGTGAGGGTTTTTCTATGTGTGCTTGCTGCACACATTATATTCCTTGGCCAAGAAGTGGTAGGTTTTTTTTGTGTGTGCTTGTCGCACACATTGTATTCCTTGGCCAGGAAGTGGTGAGGGTTTTTTATGTGTGCTTGCTGCACACATTATATTCCTTGGCCAGGAAGTGGCTAGGTTTTTTTATGCGTGCTTGACGCACGCATTGTGTTTTTTGGCCAAGAAGTGGTGAGGGTTTTTTATGTGTGCTTGCTGCACACATTGTATTCCTTGGCCAGGAAGTGGTGAGGGTTTTTTTATGCGTGCTTGACGCACGCATTGTATTCCTTGGCCAGGAAGTGGCGAGGTTTTTTTATGTGTGCTTGCTGCACACATTGTGTTCTTTGGCCAGGAAGTGGCTAGGTTTTTTTATGCGTGCTTGACGCACGCATTGTGTTTCTTTGGCCAAGAAGTGGTGAGGGTTTTTTCTATGTGTGCTTGCCGCACGCATTGTGTTTTTTGGCCAAGGAGTGGTAGGGTTTTTTATGTGTGCTTGACGCACACATTGTGTTTCTCTGGCCAAGAAGTGGTGAGGGTTTTTTATGTGTGCTTGCTGCACACATTGTATTCCTTGGGCAAGAAGTAGTGATGTTTCTCTCTAAAGTTTCACAGGAAAAAGAGAATTTTTATGGGAAAAATATAGAGTAAAATCCTGTAGGAAATAGTAAAGAACAGCTACAGTCCAGAAGACAAAGTAAGAGTAGTACTGGAAGGATTACAGTATCCAAATGGGGTAACAAAACACTGTCGGAGCAAAGGGATACGGGGTTTACTGCACAGGATTTTGAAGGAAATTGGAATGATTAAGAAATAATGAATATAAAAAACGGTATTGCAACGATAGCCGTACAGGAGGTACGGCGTCATGGGTTGCATGCGACCCTTCGGCAAGCTCAGGGCAGGTGACTGAAGGGATGCTATTCCGCAGCACGCTGGCAACGATTACATACATACAAAAAGCACAAGGCATTTTTCTTTGGCACTTTCTTTTGTTGCCGCCTGGACAAAAGAAAGTGCATAATGGTATAAGGTCAATCCTTTAAAAATTGCTTTTGATAGGAAAAATAAGCATCGAAGATGCCCGTAAGAAGAGGAATGAATATAATTGTATACAGGGAAAAGACTCTCTATTTTTTGACCGCCGAAAATTCTCATTTGGTGTGGAACACTATAATTTTTTGAATGGGACAAAGATTTTAAGCAAACGCAAACAAATACTCGATTGAGTGGATTAATACACCGCTACTATACGCGCAGTGTTGAAATAACGGATTTCATTTCGCAGATAACAATATGCCTGTATGTAGTTATTTCTTCCCATGATAAAGTAACGCTGCGGCAAAATGCTGCGCTCTACAATATTCCCCTGTGCATCTTTATACCTGATAGTTATACGATACCCCAGGGGTATCCTGCTATCGGCAGGAATATGTGTGCTTTTTATGCCAAGTGAATAGGCACTGATAATACCACCATGATAGCGTTCCAGATCACGAATGCACCAGTTGTAAGCATTAAGCTTATCTATGACCTTCTTAAATATTTCCATTGAGCCCTGTGCATCGCTCAGTGCGTGGTGGGCATTGATTGATATACCAAAAAATTTGCAAAGATTGCCCAAATTATAGCTTGGGAGTTGTTTGAATGTCTTACGTGATAAATGCACAGTATCAAATGCCTTTAAATCGGGAGTATTTCTGTCATGTTGATGGTAAGCCGAATCAATAAATGATATGTCAAAACGTGGATTGTGGATAACACAGTAGGTATTGCTGGTATATTGTTCAATAGTATCAAATAATTCTGTAATAACCGGAGCTTTCTGTACCATGTCAGCAGTAATTCCATGAAGCCGTGTCACATGCGGTGGAATTGGCTTCAACGGGTTTACCAGTGTATAGAATGTGTCAATGACTCGGTCCAATGTAAACCGTATAATTCCAATAGAAACTATCCTGTCAATGATGGGATTTAATCCGGTAGTTTCACAATCCAGTGCACAGAATACAGTATCGTGTAACAACGTTGCAAATTCCATAAATGTTAAAATTCCCCAATAAAACGAATTTCAGGTTCTAAATTGATATCATACAGTTTATGCACTGTTTCTTGAATAAATTCAACCAGATGCTTGATATCCTTAGCAGTGGCCCTGCCAGT
The sequence above is a segment of the Spirochaetota bacterium genome. Coding sequences within it:
- a CDS encoding exonuclease domain-containing protein — protein: MEFATLLHDTVFCALDCETTGLNPIIDRIVSIGIIRFTLDRVIDTFYTLVNPLKPIPPHVTRLHGITADMVQKAPVITELFDTIEQYTSNTYCVIHNPRFDISFIDSAYHQHDRNTPDLKAFDTVHLSRKTFKQLPSYNLGNLCKFFGISINAHHALSDAQGSMEIFKKVIDKLNAYNWCIRDLERYHGGIISAYSLGIKSTHIPADSRIPLGYRITIRYKDAQGNIVERSILPQRYFIMGRNNYIQAYCYLRNEIRYFNTARIVAVY